The following proteins are co-located in the Rattus norvegicus strain BN/NHsdMcwi chromosome X, GRCr8, whole genome shotgun sequence genome:
- the Fthl17fl gene encoding ferritin heavy polypeptide-like 17E, whose translation MAEASSQVRQNYDRCCEDAINNHIRLLLQASYSYLSMAFYFDRDDVALGNFKRFFLSKSHNCKASAEMFVFMQNKRGGHVFLPSIAKPDRESWHGGLRAMECAFRMEMTINQSLLNMHELAKGKDDAHLCDFLGQHCLDQQVHVLKKMGGYLTNLRQMGAPEQGLAEYLFDKLSLS comes from the coding sequence ATGGCCGAAGCATCTTCACAAGTGCGTCAGAACTATGACCGGTGCTGTGAGGACGCCATCAACAACCATATCCGTCTGCTGCTCCAGGCTTCCTATTCGTACCTGTCAATGGCCTTCTACTTTGACCGTGATGACGTGGCCCTGGGGAATTTCAAGCGATTCTTCCTGAGCAAGTCACACAACTGCAAGGCCAGTGCGGAGATGTTTGTGTTCATGCAGAATAAGCGTGGTGGCCATGTTTTTCTGCCCAGCATCGCGAAACCAGACCGCGAAAGTTGGCACGGGGGCCTCCGAGCCATGGAATGTGCCTTCCGCATGGAGATGACCATCAACCAGAGCCTGCTCAACATGCACGAGCTGGCCAAGGGAAAGGATGATGCTCACCTCTGCGACTTCCTGGGGCAACACTGTCTGGATCAGCAGGTCCATGTCCTCAAGAAGATGGGTGGCTACCTGACCAACCTCCGTCAGATGGGAGCACCGGAACAAGGCTTGGCCGAGTACCTCTTTGACAAGCTCAGCCTGTCCTGA